A window of the Candidatus Methylomirabilota bacterium genome harbors these coding sequences:
- the glpK gene encoding glycerol kinase GlpK produces MTTRYVLALDQGTTGSTALVVDADGRVRARGYAELPQYFPRPGWVEHDPGEIWASVEHAAAQALASARVAGSEVAAVGITNQRETTILWERATGTPVHRAIVWQCRRTAPFCERLRADGLEPLVRERTGLVLDAYFSGTKIRWLLDEVAGARARAERGELAFGTVDSWLLWKLTGGRVHATDASNASRTLCLNLRTGDWDDELLAVLGVPRAVLPAVGPSSGALGETVALGWLPRGVPVTGIAGDQQAALFGQACYAPGTAKNTYGTGCFLLLNTGPTPVASKHGLVTTIAWRIGAETTYALEGSVFVAGAAIQWLRDGLGILKDASESEALARSVPDTGGVYFVPAFVGLGAPWWDMYARGALVGLTRGTTGAHLARAALEAIAFQSRDVLVAMAADAGIAVRELRVDGGAAANDFLCQFQADVMDVTVLRPGVIETTALGAAYLAGLGAGLWRSLDELAGRWTLERRFAPVLDAGARRARVEGWRRAVERARGWARDDPQ; encoded by the coding sequence ATGACCACGCGGTATGTCCTGGCGCTCGACCAGGGGACGACGGGCTCGACCGCGCTCGTCGTGGACGCCGACGGGCGGGTGCGCGCGCGTGGCTACGCGGAGCTCCCCCAGTACTTCCCCAGGCCCGGCTGGGTCGAGCACGATCCCGGCGAGATCTGGGCGAGCGTCGAGCACGCGGCGGCGCAGGCGCTCGCGTCCGCGCGCGTCGCCGGGAGCGAGGTCGCCGCCGTCGGGATCACGAACCAGCGTGAGACGACGATCCTGTGGGAGCGCGCGACCGGGACGCCGGTCCACCGCGCGATCGTCTGGCAGTGCCGCCGGACGGCGCCGTTCTGCGAGCGCCTGCGCGCCGACGGCCTCGAGCCGCTCGTCCGCGAGCGGACCGGGCTCGTCCTCGACGCCTACTTCTCCGGGACGAAGATCCGGTGGCTCCTCGACGAGGTCGCGGGCGCGCGCGCGCGCGCGGAGCGCGGCGAGCTCGCCTTCGGCACCGTCGATTCCTGGCTCCTCTGGAAGCTCACCGGCGGCCGCGTGCACGCGACCGACGCGAGCAACGCGTCGCGCACGCTCTGCCTGAACCTCCGCACCGGTGACTGGGACGACGAGCTGCTCGCGGTCCTCGGCGTCCCGCGCGCGGTGCTCCCGGCGGTCGGCCCGTCGTCGGGTGCGCTGGGCGAGACCGTGGCCCTCGGCTGGCTGCCGCGCGGCGTGCCCGTCACCGGGATCGCGGGCGACCAGCAGGCGGCGCTCTTCGGCCAGGCCTGCTACGCGCCCGGCACCGCGAAGAACACGTACGGGACGGGCTGCTTCCTGCTGCTCAACACCGGCCCCACGCCCGTGGCCTCGAAGCACGGGCTCGTCACGACCATCGCGTGGCGCATCGGGGCCGAGACGACGTATGCTCTCGAGGGCAGCGTGTTCGTCGCGGGCGCGGCGATCCAGTGGCTGCGCGACGGCCTCGGAATTCTGAAGGACGCGTCGGAGAGCGAGGCGCTGGCGCGCTCGGTGCCCGACACGGGCGGCGTCTACTTCGTGCCCGCCTTCGTCGGGCTCGGCGCGCCCTGGTGGGACATGTACGCGCGCGGCGCGCTCGTCGGCCTGACGCGCGGGACGACCGGCGCGCACCTCGCGCGCGCCGCGCTCGAGGCGATCGCGTTCCAGAGCCGCGACGTGCTGGTGGCCATGGCGGCCGACGCGGGAATCGCGGTCCGCGAGCTCCGCGTGGACGGCGGCGCGGCCGCGAACGATTTCCTCTGCCAGTTCCAGGCGGACGTGATGGACGTTACGGTGCTGCGACCCGGCGTGATCGAGACGACGGCGCTGGGCGCCGCGTACCTCGCGGGCCTCGGCGCCGGCCTGTGGCGCTCGCTCGACGAGCTCGCGGGCCGCTGGACGCTCGAGCGGCGCTTCGCGCCGGTGCTCGACGCGGGCGCGCGCCGGGCCCGGGTCGAGGGGTGGCGGCGGGCCGTCGAGCGGGCCCGCGGGTGGGCGCGCGACGACCCTCAATGA
- a CDS encoding extracellular solute-binding protein, whose translation MRRLGVLALTAVLVALAAGASGEPPIESELALITPVSKFIHDAALKAFADYAKEKWGVTVKVSAIPAGTPVAYGRIVEWKGRPEVDIFWGGESALFEKLAEQKLLQKVEIAKELWESIPASIGRPKPIPLKDRDGFWIGTALEPYGLVYHPKKIQRLGIAEPKEWDDLLNPKLRGEVAQCAPTRSSSSNATYEVILSMYGEDRGWDWLKKLAGNTGHFTARSRDVPTVVAKGEYTAGFAVPSYMAFEEKLAGFDIKFVAPKNAFVTPEPMAILAGARNPKAARAFIEFLLTERGQRVFMERGLFPITPKYKVQGAPGSTAEMAVEFTGGVRSYFDRDVANVYDEAVAQKRADALKTRFRSEIETVWKKP comes from the coding sequence ATGAGACGACTCGGAGTTCTGGCCCTCACGGCCGTGCTGGTCGCCCTCGCGGCGGGCGCCTCGGGGGAGCCGCCGATCGAGAGCGAGCTCGCGCTGATCACGCCCGTGTCGAAGTTCATCCACGACGCGGCGCTCAAGGCGTTCGCCGATTACGCCAAGGAGAAGTGGGGCGTCACGGTCAAGGTGAGCGCGATCCCGGCCGGCACGCCCGTCGCCTACGGCCGCATCGTCGAGTGGAAGGGCCGGCCCGAGGTGGACATCTTCTGGGGCGGCGAGTCCGCGCTCTTCGAGAAGCTCGCCGAGCAGAAGCTCCTCCAGAAGGTCGAGATCGCAAAGGAGCTCTGGGAGTCGATCCCCGCCTCCATCGGCAGGCCGAAGCCGATCCCTCTCAAGGACCGGGACGGCTTCTGGATCGGCACCGCGCTCGAGCCCTACGGGCTCGTCTACCACCCGAAGAAGATCCAGCGCCTGGGCATCGCGGAGCCGAAGGAGTGGGACGACCTCCTGAATCCGAAGCTCCGGGGCGAGGTCGCGCAGTGCGCGCCGACGCGCTCGTCGTCCTCCAACGCGACCTACGAGGTGATCCTGTCGATGTACGGCGAGGACAGGGGCTGGGACTGGCTCAAGAAGCTCGCCGGGAACACGGGGCACTTCACCGCGCGCAGCCGCGACGTGCCGACGGTCGTCGCCAAGGGCGAGTACACCGCCGGCTTCGCCGTGCCGTCCTACATGGCGTTCGAGGAGAAGCTCGCGGGCTTCGACATCAAGTTCGTCGCGCCGAAGAACGCGTTCGTCACGCCCGAGCCGATGGCGATCCTCGCCGGCGCGCGCAACCCGAAGGCGGCGCGCGCCTTCATCGAGTTCCTCCTGACCGAGCGCGGCCAGAGGGTCTTCATGGAGCGCGGCCTCTTCCCGATCACGCCCAAGTACAAGGTCCAGGGGGCACCGGGCTCGACGGCCGAGATGGCGGTGGAGTTCACCGGCGGCGTGCGCAGCTACTTCGACCGCGACGTCGCCAACGTCTACGACGAGGCGGTCGCCCAGAAGCGCGCCGACGCGCTCAAGACGAGGTTCCGCTCGGAGATCGAGACGGTCTGGAAGAAGCCCTGA
- a CDS encoding ABC transporter ATP-binding protein yields the protein MKILLRGVSKAFGRVTAVDRVTLDIGDGELFTLLGPSGCGKTTLLRLIAGFGAPDAGEVWFGERRVDGLRPYERNIGMVFQNYALWPHMTVKANVGYGLRLRKLDAAAVARRVQEGLAKVNLAGLEERYPGQLSGGQQQRVALARALVLNPDILLLDEPLSNLDAKIRIQVRAEIRRLQQELRITTVYVTHDQEEALSLSDRVAVMRDGKVLQLAPPKTLYERPADRFVADFVGTNNLIAGVCRGLTDGVAAAETAIGPVRCRPSPRVAPGERCVLAVRPENVALGAGHENVFDGRVVISSYLGSTLRYEVEVRGGVVLKVDIGDPWHHEVLPSGARVRVTFPASAALTLPDE from the coding sequence ATGAAGATCCTGCTCCGGGGGGTCAGCAAGGCGTTCGGCCGCGTCACCGCCGTGGACCGGGTGACCCTCGACATCGGCGACGGCGAGCTCTTCACGCTGCTCGGGCCGTCGGGCTGCGGCAAGACGACGCTCCTCCGGCTGATCGCGGGGTTCGGGGCACCGGACGCCGGCGAGGTCTGGTTCGGCGAGCGGCGCGTGGACGGGCTCCGGCCCTACGAGCGGAACATCGGGATGGTCTTCCAGAACTACGCCCTCTGGCCGCACATGACCGTGAAGGCGAACGTCGGCTACGGGCTCCGGCTCCGGAAGCTCGACGCCGCGGCGGTCGCCCGGCGTGTCCAGGAGGGCCTCGCGAAGGTGAACCTCGCGGGGCTCGAGGAGCGCTACCCGGGCCAGCTCTCCGGCGGCCAGCAGCAGCGCGTCGCCCTCGCGCGGGCGCTCGTGCTCAACCCCGACATCCTGCTCCTCGACGAGCCCCTGTCGAACCTCGACGCGAAGATCCGCATCCAGGTGCGGGCCGAGATCCGGAGGCTCCAGCAGGAGCTCCGGATCACCACGGTCTACGTCACCCACGACCAGGAGGAGGCGCTCTCGCTGTCCGACCGCGTCGCGGTCATGCGCGACGGCAAGGTGCTGCAGCTCGCGCCGCCCAAGACGCTGTACGAGCGGCCGGCGGACCGGTTCGTCGCCGACTTCGTCGGCACGAACAACCTCATCGCCGGCGTCTGCCGCGGGCTGACGGACGGCGTGGCCGCGGCCGAGACGGCGATCGGCCCGGTGCGGTGCCGCCCGAGCCCCCGCGTCGCGCCGGGCGAGCGCTGCGTCCTCGCCGTGCGCCCCGAGAACGTCGCGCTGGGCGCCGGCCACGAGAACGTCTTCGACGGGCGCGTGGTCATCTCCTCGTACCTCGGCAGCACGCTGCGCTACGAGGTCGAGGTGCGCGGCGGGGTCGTCCTGAAGGTGGACATCGGCGACCCGTGGCACCACGAGGTCCTGCCCTCGGGGGCGAGGGTGCGCGTCACGTTCCCCGCGTCGGCCGCGCTCACGCTGCCGGACGAATGA